In one Liolophura sinensis isolate JHLJ2023 chromosome 11, CUHK_Ljap_v2, whole genome shotgun sequence genomic region, the following are encoded:
- the LOC135477460 gene encoding probable ubiquitin carboxyl-terminal hydrolase MINDY-4 isoform X2 gives MYKSSSFALSDVLENYTDRHRLDRRGLKGTLKVMDEELPRCENSISNRQALMKELGLGKLMKRNKEQSQPLRSMLEVMSKSYLDRSDTGACSDSSSPDLTRRARGPREERRSTGRVPTLGEPATDQYVAAKERPSTARINQKISSRSLSSDLVIDDITESETILGEGKGALIDGTPNKYTNGGSQVRTPAQGRPRTGTAGKSRALGMAGPISSNIDLDSRRKFHKPRAYSAATKYSDWRDDLVDSNSITSNSSLSATNDTTMTTPSITSILNSSSSRHSNVGINLTSELSPLNGESTHAGGLELEKSKKQRVRELLTSDIGNVKSAPRIKKRDKDKVLNRGSGAITPPEIEAATYNVNLSSIATERPKSGLSKDRSIQKNRKSSATSRMGDLEIGEVDDLEMELANLDLTPQIKSKPLPLSKSFEGYPIDLQTAVNLKMLIFGSSSGCFNDEWKYQSFTFSDQPHLMYGFVQKKGGPCGVLAAVQAVLLQEMLFVTDRVPTHRWHEPTREERSHCLCKALSKIFWRAGDHRRAVVAMPGRQSHFDGGSRFKEDGLTEKLMLYTFTEFEKLQTFMKDAVRQFELDGQSGVILTLYSAILSRGVDRIVKDMDEATNKLMGAHGYCTQDMVNLLLTGHAVSNVFNDVMELDSGGVGPPMILKGLPGRNDIGLLSLFEHYKSCQVGTYYKTPRFPIWVVCSESHFSVLFSIRKDLVNDWKAERRFDLYYYDGLAKQEEQIRLTIDTTNRYYQPPSDDDLVLR, from the exons gAGCAGAGTCAGCCATTAAGAAGCATGCTGGAGGTTATGAGCAAGAGTTACTTGGACCGCTCTGATACTGGGGCCTGTAGTGACAGCAGCTCCCCTGACCTCACAAGACGAGCACGCGGCCCTCGTGAGGAGAGGAGGTCCACAGGAAGAGTGCCAACACTGGGGGAGCCAGCCACTGACCAGTATGTGGCCGCCAAAGAGAGGCCTTCCACAGCAAGGATCAACCAGAAAATCTCATCAA GAAGCTTGTCAAGTGACCTTGTCATTGACGACATCACAGAGAGTGAAACCATCCTCGGGGAAGGGAAAGGGGCCCTTATTGATGGGACcccaaataaatacacaaacggTGGGTCCCAGGTCAGGACCCCTGCCCAAGGCAGACCCAGGACAGGAACGGCAGGAAAATCACGCGCCCTGGGCATGGCAGGACCCATTTCCAGTAATATCGATCTG GATTCTCGTCGTAAATTTCACAAACCAAGGGCATACTCAGCTGCCACAAAATACTCAGATTGGCGGGATGATTTGGTGGACTCGAACAGCATCACCTCAAACAGTAGCCTCAGTGCCACAAATGACACCACCATGACCACTCCGTCTATTACCTCCATCTTAAACAGTTCAAGTAGCAGGCACTCAAATGTGGGAATTAACTTAACGTCTGAGTTGTCTCCTTTGAACGGTGAATCCACGCATGCAGGTGGACTAGAGTTGGAAAAATCGAAGAAACAAAGAGTAAGAGAGCTTCTGACATCTGATATAGGAAATGTGAAATCTGCACCACGCATTAAGAAGCGTGACAAAGACAAAGTGCTAAATCGAGGATCAGGGGCAATAACCCCTCCCGAAATTGAGGCTGCCACATACAATGTTAATTTATCAAGTATAGCCACAGAGAGGCCGAAATCAGGGCTTTCAAAGGACAGATCGATTCAGAAAAATAG AAAGTCCTCAGCTACATCAAGAATGGGTGACCTTGAAATTGGGGAAGTGGATGACCTTGAAATGGAACTGGCCAACCTTGACCTCACACCTCAAATCAAGTCTAAACCATTGCCTTTGTCCAAGTCATTTGAGGGATATCCCATCGATCTTCAGACTGCTGTT AACCTGAAGATGCTGATATTTGGATCTTCATCAGGATGCTTTAATGATGAGTGGAAATACCAGAGCTTCACATTTTCGGATCAACCTCATCTGATGTATGGATTTGTCCAGAAAAAG GGGGGCCCTTGCGGTGTGTTGGCAGCTGTACAAGCGGTCCTGCTACAGGAGATGTTGTTTGTCACGGACAGGGTACCAACCCATAGATG GCATGAACCAACACGTGAGGAAAGAAGCCACTGCCTCTGTAAGGCTCTCAGTAAGATCTTCTGGCGGGCTGGAGATCACAGGAGGGCTGTTGTAGCTAT GCCAGGCAGACAGTCACATTTCGATGGTGGAAGCAGATTCAAGGAAGATGGTCTTACTGAGAAG CTGATGCTGTACACATTCACAGAATTTGAGAAGCTGCAGACTTTCATGAAGGATGCTGTCAGACAG TTTGAGTTGGATGGCCAGAGTGGCGTCATTCTAACCCTCTACTCTGCTATTTTATCCCGAGGCGTTGACAG GATAGTTAAGGATATGGATGAAGCCACCAACAAATTGATGGGAGCTCACGGATACTGTACTCAG GACATGGTGAACCTGTTGCTCACAGGCCATGCTGTGTCTAATGTGTTCAATGATGTGATGGAGTTGGATTCTGGAGGGGTGGGGCCTCCTATGATCCTTAAGGGGCTGCCAGGCCGCAATGATATAGGGCTGCTGTCCCTGTTTGAACACTACAAGTCATGTCAG GTGGGTACATACTACAAGACGCCGCGCTTTCCCATCTGGGTGGTGTGCAGTGAGAGTCACTTCAGCGTCTTGTTCTCCATCCGTAAGGACTTGGTCAACGATTGGAAGGCCGAGAGGAGGTTTGACTTGTATTACTACGACGGGCTGGCGAAACAAGAGGAGCAGATAAGACTGACAATAG ACACAACGAATCGTTATTACCAGCCCCCATCAGACGATGACCTTGTACTCCGCTAG
- the LOC135477460 gene encoding probable ubiquitin carboxyl-terminal hydrolase MINDY-4 isoform X1, whose protein sequence is MATMAENNIVEGIAASLVREFLSRKGLKGTLKVMDEELPRCENSISNRQALMKELGLGKLMKRNKEQSQPLRSMLEVMSKSYLDRSDTGACSDSSSPDLTRRARGPREERRSTGRVPTLGEPATDQYVAAKERPSTARINQKISSRSLSSDLVIDDITESETILGEGKGALIDGTPNKYTNGGSQVRTPAQGRPRTGTAGKSRALGMAGPISSNIDLDSRRKFHKPRAYSAATKYSDWRDDLVDSNSITSNSSLSATNDTTMTTPSITSILNSSSSRHSNVGINLTSELSPLNGESTHAGGLELEKSKKQRVRELLTSDIGNVKSAPRIKKRDKDKVLNRGSGAITPPEIEAATYNVNLSSIATERPKSGLSKDRSIQKNRKSSATSRMGDLEIGEVDDLEMELANLDLTPQIKSKPLPLSKSFEGYPIDLQTAVNLKMLIFGSSSGCFNDEWKYQSFTFSDQPHLMYGFVQKKGGPCGVLAAVQAVLLQEMLFVTDRVPTHRWHEPTREERSHCLCKALSKIFWRAGDHRRAVVAMPGRQSHFDGGSRFKEDGLTEKLMLYTFTEFEKLQTFMKDAVRQFELDGQSGVILTLYSAILSRGVDRIVKDMDEATNKLMGAHGYCTQDMVNLLLTGHAVSNVFNDVMELDSGGVGPPMILKGLPGRNDIGLLSLFEHYKSCQVGTYYKTPRFPIWVVCSESHFSVLFSIRKDLVNDWKAERRFDLYYYDGLAKQEEQIRLTIDTTNRYYQPPSDDDLVLR, encoded by the exons gAGCAGAGTCAGCCATTAAGAAGCATGCTGGAGGTTATGAGCAAGAGTTACTTGGACCGCTCTGATACTGGGGCCTGTAGTGACAGCAGCTCCCCTGACCTCACAAGACGAGCACGCGGCCCTCGTGAGGAGAGGAGGTCCACAGGAAGAGTGCCAACACTGGGGGAGCCAGCCACTGACCAGTATGTGGCCGCCAAAGAGAGGCCTTCCACAGCAAGGATCAACCAGAAAATCTCATCAA GAAGCTTGTCAAGTGACCTTGTCATTGACGACATCACAGAGAGTGAAACCATCCTCGGGGAAGGGAAAGGGGCCCTTATTGATGGGACcccaaataaatacacaaacggTGGGTCCCAGGTCAGGACCCCTGCCCAAGGCAGACCCAGGACAGGAACGGCAGGAAAATCACGCGCCCTGGGCATGGCAGGACCCATTTCCAGTAATATCGATCTG GATTCTCGTCGTAAATTTCACAAACCAAGGGCATACTCAGCTGCCACAAAATACTCAGATTGGCGGGATGATTTGGTGGACTCGAACAGCATCACCTCAAACAGTAGCCTCAGTGCCACAAATGACACCACCATGACCACTCCGTCTATTACCTCCATCTTAAACAGTTCAAGTAGCAGGCACTCAAATGTGGGAATTAACTTAACGTCTGAGTTGTCTCCTTTGAACGGTGAATCCACGCATGCAGGTGGACTAGAGTTGGAAAAATCGAAGAAACAAAGAGTAAGAGAGCTTCTGACATCTGATATAGGAAATGTGAAATCTGCACCACGCATTAAGAAGCGTGACAAAGACAAAGTGCTAAATCGAGGATCAGGGGCAATAACCCCTCCCGAAATTGAGGCTGCCACATACAATGTTAATTTATCAAGTATAGCCACAGAGAGGCCGAAATCAGGGCTTTCAAAGGACAGATCGATTCAGAAAAATAG AAAGTCCTCAGCTACATCAAGAATGGGTGACCTTGAAATTGGGGAAGTGGATGACCTTGAAATGGAACTGGCCAACCTTGACCTCACACCTCAAATCAAGTCTAAACCATTGCCTTTGTCCAAGTCATTTGAGGGATATCCCATCGATCTTCAGACTGCTGTT AACCTGAAGATGCTGATATTTGGATCTTCATCAGGATGCTTTAATGATGAGTGGAAATACCAGAGCTTCACATTTTCGGATCAACCTCATCTGATGTATGGATTTGTCCAGAAAAAG GGGGGCCCTTGCGGTGTGTTGGCAGCTGTACAAGCGGTCCTGCTACAGGAGATGTTGTTTGTCACGGACAGGGTACCAACCCATAGATG GCATGAACCAACACGTGAGGAAAGAAGCCACTGCCTCTGTAAGGCTCTCAGTAAGATCTTCTGGCGGGCTGGAGATCACAGGAGGGCTGTTGTAGCTAT GCCAGGCAGACAGTCACATTTCGATGGTGGAAGCAGATTCAAGGAAGATGGTCTTACTGAGAAG CTGATGCTGTACACATTCACAGAATTTGAGAAGCTGCAGACTTTCATGAAGGATGCTGTCAGACAG TTTGAGTTGGATGGCCAGAGTGGCGTCATTCTAACCCTCTACTCTGCTATTTTATCCCGAGGCGTTGACAG GATAGTTAAGGATATGGATGAAGCCACCAACAAATTGATGGGAGCTCACGGATACTGTACTCAG GACATGGTGAACCTGTTGCTCACAGGCCATGCTGTGTCTAATGTGTTCAATGATGTGATGGAGTTGGATTCTGGAGGGGTGGGGCCTCCTATGATCCTTAAGGGGCTGCCAGGCCGCAATGATATAGGGCTGCTGTCCCTGTTTGAACACTACAAGTCATGTCAG GTGGGTACATACTACAAGACGCCGCGCTTTCCCATCTGGGTGGTGTGCAGTGAGAGTCACTTCAGCGTCTTGTTCTCCATCCGTAAGGACTTGGTCAACGATTGGAAGGCCGAGAGGAGGTTTGACTTGTATTACTACGACGGGCTGGCGAAACAAGAGGAGCAGATAAGACTGACAATAG ACACAACGAATCGTTATTACCAGCCCCCATCAGACGATGACCTTGTACTCCGCTAG